From Micromonospora rhizosphaerae, the proteins below share one genomic window:
- a CDS encoding O-antigen ligase family protein, producing the protein MKTLAPLRSTPRPEPVPRDQLPTGAFVARRRRLPVAWPLTALFVLYPVWWALGLPSFIFAILAVPMALQLRRRDTIRVPPGFGFWLILLAWVVLSGLMLDITAPNTLVPTGFGRYIGWGVRVMNYTALTVTMLYVLNLSEKELPRLRMVRLFAFLAVITVIGGYVGALMPDLKFTAPLNYLLPDVIAQEPFVNRLMHVEVAQVQEVLQGEPSSPRPAAPFEYTNTWGENMGILLVWFIVGWMVQGRGWRRLTGYLLMAAAIFPIVFSLNRGLWIGLVIAAVYVALRLALRGRIAVLAGMALATALAGVLVLASPLGGLLDERMKNGHSDEIRATLSSGAVEAARHSPVLGYGANRALIGSNRSIAIGKSADCKQCGNRELGSNGQVWNLLVGQGWVGPICYSAFFLCCLWRFRHDHTAIGIAGSVVLILMLFFQFLYGALNTTLAYGLISVAVLARNDRHLRSLRREALAAVPAESTDRPEQRSR; encoded by the coding sequence ATGAAGACGCTCGCCCCGCTCCGGTCAACCCCCCGGCCGGAGCCGGTGCCGAGGGATCAGCTCCCGACGGGCGCGTTCGTCGCCCGGCGCCGGCGGCTCCCCGTAGCGTGGCCGCTGACCGCGCTCTTCGTCCTCTACCCCGTGTGGTGGGCCCTCGGCCTGCCCTCGTTCATCTTCGCCATCCTCGCCGTGCCGATGGCGCTCCAGCTGCGCAGGCGGGACACCATCCGGGTGCCGCCCGGTTTCGGGTTCTGGCTGATCCTGCTCGCCTGGGTGGTGCTCTCCGGGCTGATGTTGGACATCACCGCGCCGAACACTCTGGTCCCGACCGGCTTCGGTCGGTACATCGGCTGGGGCGTCCGGGTGATGAACTACACCGCCCTGACCGTGACCATGCTCTATGTACTCAACCTGAGCGAGAAGGAGCTGCCCCGGCTCCGCATGGTGCGGCTCTTCGCGTTTCTGGCCGTCATCACCGTGATCGGCGGGTACGTCGGCGCGCTGATGCCGGACCTCAAGTTCACCGCCCCGCTCAACTACCTCCTGCCCGACGTCATCGCCCAGGAGCCGTTCGTCAACCGGCTGATGCACGTCGAGGTCGCCCAGGTGCAGGAGGTGCTGCAGGGTGAGCCCAGCTCGCCGCGTCCGGCCGCGCCCTTCGAGTACACGAACACCTGGGGCGAGAACATGGGCATCCTGCTCGTCTGGTTCATCGTCGGCTGGATGGTGCAGGGCCGAGGGTGGCGCCGACTCACCGGGTACCTGCTGATGGCCGCCGCGATCTTCCCGATCGTCTTCTCGCTCAACCGTGGTCTCTGGATCGGGCTGGTGATCGCCGCCGTCTACGTCGCCCTGCGGCTGGCGCTCCGCGGCCGGATCGCCGTCCTCGCCGGGATGGCGCTGGCGACCGCGTTGGCGGGCGTCCTGGTGCTCGCTTCCCCGCTCGGGGGCCTGCTGGACGAGCGGATGAAGAACGGGCACAGCGACGAGATCCGAGCCACCCTCTCCAGTGGGGCCGTCGAGGCGGCCCGGCACTCCCCGGTGCTGGGTTACGGTGCCAACCGCGCGCTCATCGGCAGCAACCGGTCGATCGCCATCGGCAAGTCCGCCGACTGCAAGCAGTGCGGCAACCGGGAGCTGGGCAGCAACGGTCAGGTCTGGAACCTGCTCGTCGGGCAGGGCTGGGTCGGCCCCATCTGCTACAGCGCGTTCTTCCTCTGCTGCCTGTGGCGCTTCCGGCACGACCATACGGCCATCGGCATCGCGGGTAGCGTCGTGCTGATCCTGATGCTGTTCTTCCAGTTCCTCTACGGTGCGCTCAACACCACGCTGGCGTACGGCCTGATCAGCGTGGCGGTGCTCGCCCGCAACGACCGTCATCTCCGGTCGCTGCGCCGGGAGGCGCTGGCCGCGGTGCCGGCCGAATCTACCGACCGACCGGAACAGCGGAGCCGCTGA
- a CDS encoding lipopolysaccharide biosynthesis protein: protein MATVTPARAPDAGLGGAARHGVLNLLGVAVAAIASFGLNIVVTRGWSMADAGLFFAATSAFMIAYAAARLGTGIGSVYFISRYRALGQPERIRASVLVGLLPVLLVGALLSIAGWLLTPQIVQLTFAEPVPGAVPALRALLLFVPVAALCDFALTACRGFGKMRPLLLIERLGRTGLQLLGVALAALLGLSATTALPLAWALPYLPAAIVAMIWLALLVRRAERSAGPDRRSPVGWREEFGPFWRYSGPRALSGLAQMVVQRLDIVLLGALRGLSEAALYTAATRFLALGQLSGQALSTAVQHRLAEQLAREDRAAAGRLYQAATGWLVLLAWPAYLLFASFAGPMLALFGSGYDAGRNVTVSLALMMLVATGCGMVDTVLNMAGKTTWTFYNALTGTVVNVVANVLLIPRHGIMGAAIAWSASILITNLVPLAQLYRSFRLHPFGPGTLTAAGLALACFGVPSLVLHAVTEPGVVALLVVAVLGAGGYAAAAWRLRRVLQLDSLRTLRRGRRRGPARQEI, encoded by the coding sequence GTGGCGACGGTAACTCCCGCCCGGGCGCCGGACGCTGGGCTGGGCGGCGCCGCCCGGCACGGGGTGCTGAACCTGCTCGGCGTGGCGGTGGCGGCCATCGCCAGCTTCGGGCTGAACATCGTGGTCACCCGCGGCTGGTCGATGGCGGACGCCGGCCTCTTTTTCGCCGCCACCAGCGCCTTCATGATCGCGTACGCGGCGGCCCGGCTCGGCACCGGCATCGGCTCCGTCTACTTCATCAGCCGCTACCGGGCCCTTGGTCAGCCGGAACGGATCCGCGCGTCCGTGCTGGTCGGACTGCTGCCGGTGCTGCTGGTCGGGGCCCTGCTGTCGATCGCCGGATGGCTGCTGACCCCGCAGATCGTCCAACTGACCTTCGCCGAGCCGGTCCCCGGCGCCGTACCCGCGCTCCGCGCCCTGCTGCTCTTCGTACCGGTCGCCGCGCTCTGCGACTTCGCGCTGACCGCCTGCCGAGGCTTCGGCAAGATGCGCCCCTTGCTGCTCATCGAGCGGCTGGGACGGACCGGGCTGCAACTGCTCGGCGTGGCGCTGGCCGCCCTGCTTGGCCTCTCCGCGACCACCGCGTTGCCGCTGGCCTGGGCGCTGCCGTACCTGCCGGCCGCGATCGTCGCGATGATCTGGCTGGCCCTGCTGGTCCGCCGCGCGGAACGCTCTGCCGGACCGGACCGCCGGTCGCCGGTGGGTTGGCGGGAGGAGTTCGGGCCGTTCTGGCGGTACAGCGGCCCGCGGGCGCTGAGCGGGCTCGCCCAGATGGTGGTGCAGCGGCTGGACATCGTCCTGCTGGGCGCGCTGCGCGGGCTCTCCGAGGCGGCGCTCTACACCGCCGCCACCCGGTTCCTGGCCCTCGGGCAACTCTCCGGCCAGGCGCTGTCGACCGCCGTCCAGCACCGGCTGGCCGAGCAACTTGCCCGCGAGGACCGGGCCGCGGCCGGCCGGCTCTACCAGGCCGCGACCGGCTGGCTGGTGCTGCTGGCCTGGCCGGCCTATCTGCTCTTCGCCTCCTTCGCCGGTCCGATGCTCGCCCTGTTCGGCTCCGGCTACGACGCCGGCCGGAACGTCACGGTGTCCCTGGCCCTGATGATGCTGGTCGCCACGGGCTGCGGCATGGTCGACACGGTGTTGAACATGGCCGGGAAGACGACCTGGACGTTCTACAACGCACTGACCGGGACCGTGGTGAACGTGGTGGCGAACGTGCTGCTCATTCCGCGCCACGGCATCATGGGGGCGGCGATCGCCTGGTCCGCCTCCATTCTGATCACCAATCTGGTGCCGTTGGCCCAGCTGTACCGGTCGTTCCGGCTGCACCCGTTCGGGCCGGGCACGCTCACGGCCGCCGGGCTGGCGCTGGCCTGCTTCGGGGTACCGTCGCTGGTGCTGCACGCCGTCACCGAGCCGGGCGTGGTCGCCCTGCTGGTGGTCGCGGTCCTGGGTGCCGGCGGGTACGCGGCGGCTGCCTGGCGACTGCGTCGGGTGCTCCAGCTCGACAGCCTTCGGACGCTGCGGCGCGGCCGGCGGCGAGGACCGGCGCGACAGGAGATCTGA
- a CDS encoding malectin domain-containing carbohydrate-binding protein yields the protein MVHLPAFRRRSFALVTAAFLGVGGMLSASPALAAPDHSTVVSSVPSSNTPNIQDGTVFAIHDAGSKVIAGGSFTQVRNRDSSTDLSRNFVLAFDKATGDVDTSFAPVVDGEVSAIVAGPTAGTVYIAGDFNTVNGVNRRKLALINVADGSLVTTFKGPAFNGLVNDITKVGNRLLVAGIFTTAGTGVTRNGLASIDASTGVVDSYLTIALTEHHNWTDGSTGIAKAGVGGEKLAVSPDEKQLVVIGNFKKADGVVHDQIVRIDLGDTAAAVADWNTDRYTPACKSSAFDSYVRDVAFAPSGKYFVVVTTGASYAGTLCDTAARWETSATGSGQQPTWATYSGGDTFLSTGISEQAVYVGGHIRWVNNPISRDMAGPGAVGRASIAALDPASGLPLSWNPGRNPRGYGVTEMMVTPEGLWLGSDQEWIGDYQYKRGRIAFFPLSGGDAPHSTSTKGLPGDVYQAGQAAQTEVLYRVNAGGPTLTAIDGGPDWAGDSATAPSPYHNTGSSVSTYSTPATVDSTVPTSTPVGVFSSERWDQSTAPDMQWDFPVPAGTRVDVRLYLANRYAGTAAVGKRKFDVYVDGGLKLNDFDPVAATGGTDKGTMRAFPIVSDGVVDIDFGRVLENPLVQAVEIVKTAPAPTASDVLYRINAGGPALTASSGPSWATDSLATPSAYHNTGSSVSTYTTNASMDATVPAGTPVEVFNSERWDQSTTPDMQWDFPVPAGQQVQVRLYLANRYAGTATVGKRKFDVFIDGGLKLNDFDPVAAAGGTNRGTMRAFVVTSDGNVDIDFGRVLENPLIQAIEIVKLAPVPSSTALNSVTKRSYDGSTTVGAPVSVPNSDNTAWSTVKGAFWVGGDLFYGMNGSLYRRSFDGSTFGTPKKVDPYHDAKWDSVLTGSPPAGQTYAGSTVNFYSEIPNMTAMFYSGGRLYYTLAGQSTLFWRWFTPDTGTVGAERFSVAGTTGYGGVGGMFVSDGKLYTVSRNHGHLYSRDWAAGSPGDSATLVSGPTVDGVDWRATAVFVGP from the coding sequence GTGGTTCATCTCCCTGCGTTCAGGCGCCGATCGTTCGCGCTGGTCACCGCCGCCTTCCTCGGCGTCGGTGGCATGCTGTCGGCCAGCCCCGCGCTGGCCGCACCGGACCACAGCACCGTGGTCAGCAGCGTCCCGTCCAGCAACACGCCGAACATCCAGGACGGCACCGTCTTCGCCATCCACGACGCCGGCAGCAAGGTCATCGCGGGCGGGTCCTTCACCCAGGTGCGGAACCGGGATTCGTCCACCGACCTGTCCCGCAACTTCGTCCTGGCCTTCGACAAGGCCACCGGCGACGTCGATACGTCGTTCGCCCCCGTCGTCGACGGCGAGGTCTCGGCCATCGTCGCCGGCCCCACCGCCGGCACCGTCTACATCGCCGGTGACTTCAACACGGTCAACGGGGTCAACCGCCGCAAGCTCGCGCTGATCAACGTCGCGGACGGCTCGCTGGTCACCACCTTCAAGGGTCCGGCCTTCAACGGCCTGGTCAACGACATCACCAAGGTGGGTAACCGGCTGCTGGTGGCTGGCATCTTCACCACCGCCGGCACCGGGGTCACCCGGAACGGCCTGGCCTCGATCGATGCCAGCACCGGCGTGGTGGACAGCTACCTGACCATCGCCCTGACCGAGCACCACAACTGGACCGACGGCAGCACCGGCATCGCCAAGGCGGGTGTGGGCGGCGAGAAGCTCGCCGTCTCGCCGGACGAGAAGCAACTGGTCGTCATCGGTAACTTCAAGAAGGCCGACGGGGTCGTGCACGACCAGATCGTGCGGATCGACCTGGGCGACACCGCAGCCGCCGTCGCGGACTGGAACACCGACCGCTACACGCCGGCCTGCAAGTCCTCGGCCTTCGACTCGTACGTGCGGGACGTCGCCTTCGCGCCGAGCGGCAAGTACTTCGTCGTGGTGACCACCGGCGCGTCGTACGCCGGGACGCTCTGCGACACGGCGGCCCGCTGGGAGACCTCCGCCACCGGGTCCGGGCAGCAGCCCACCTGGGCGACCTACAGCGGCGGCGACACCTTCCTGTCGACCGGCATCAGCGAGCAGGCCGTCTACGTCGGCGGTCACATCCGCTGGGTGAACAACCCGATCTCCCGGGACATGGCGGGGCCGGGCGCGGTCGGCCGGGCCAGCATCGCGGCCCTCGACCCGGCCAGCGGCCTGCCGCTGTCCTGGAACCCGGGGCGGAACCCGCGCGGCTACGGCGTCACCGAGATGATGGTCACGCCGGAGGGCCTCTGGCTCGGCAGCGACCAGGAGTGGATCGGCGACTACCAGTACAAGCGGGGTCGGATCGCGTTCTTCCCGCTGAGCGGTGGTGACGCCCCGCACTCCACCAGCACGAAGGGCCTGCCGGGCGACGTCTACCAGGCCGGCCAGGCGGCGCAGACCGAGGTGCTCTACCGGGTCAACGCCGGTGGACCGACGTTGACCGCCATCGACGGCGGCCCGGACTGGGCCGGCGACAGCGCCACCGCGCCGAGCCCGTACCACAACACCGGCAGCAGCGTCTCGACGTACTCCACGCCCGCGACCGTCGACTCCACCGTGCCGACGAGCACCCCGGTGGGGGTGTTCAGCAGCGAGCGGTGGGACCAGTCGACCGCCCCGGACATGCAGTGGGACTTCCCGGTCCCGGCCGGTACCCGGGTCGACGTCCGGCTCTACCTGGCCAACCGGTACGCCGGCACCGCCGCCGTGGGGAAGCGGAAGTTCGACGTCTACGTCGACGGCGGGCTCAAGCTGAACGACTTCGACCCGGTCGCCGCCACCGGCGGCACCGACAAGGGCACGATGCGGGCCTTCCCGATCGTCAGTGACGGGGTTGTCGACATCGACTTCGGCCGCGTCCTGGAGAACCCGCTCGTCCAGGCCGTCGAGATCGTCAAGACCGCGCCGGCGCCGACGGCCTCCGACGTGCTTTACCGGATCAACGCGGGCGGTCCGGCACTCACCGCCAGCAGCGGCCCGAGCTGGGCCACCGACAGCCTGGCGACGCCGAGCGCCTACCACAACACCGGCAGCAGCGTCTCGACGTACACCACCAACGCGAGCATGGATGCGACGGTCCCGGCCGGCACCCCGGTCGAGGTGTTCAACAGCGAGCGGTGGGACCAGTCGACCACCCCGGACATGCAGTGGGACTTCCCGGTCCCGGCGGGCCAGCAGGTCCAGGTCCGGCTCTACCTGGCAAACCGGTACGCCGGCACGGCCACGGTCGGGAAGCGGAAGTTCGACGTCTTCATCGACGGCGGGCTCAAGCTGAACGACTTCGACCCGGTCGCCGCCGCCGGCGGCACCAACCGGGGCACGATGCGCGCCTTCGTCGTCACCAGTGACGGCAACGTCGACATCGACTTCGGCCGGGTCCTGGAGAACCCGCTCATCCAGGCGATCGAGATCGTCAAGCTCGCGCCGGTGCCGTCGTCGACCGCCCTCAACAGCGTCACCAAGCGGTCGTACGACGGGTCGACCACGGTGGGCGCGCCGGTCAGCGTGCCCAACAGCGACAACACCGCGTGGTCGACGGTCAAGGGCGCGTTCTGGGTCGGCGGCGACCTGTTCTACGGCATGAACGGCTCGCTCTACCGCCGCTCGTTCGACGGCAGCACCTTCGGTACGCCGAAGAAGGTGGACCCGTACCACGACGCCAAGTGGGACAGCGTGCTGACCGGCTCACCCCCCGCGGGGCAGACCTACGCGGGGTCCACGGTGAACTTCTACTCCGAGATCCCGAACATGACCGCCATGTTCTACAGCGGCGGCCGGCTGTACTACACGCTGGCCGGCCAGAGCACCCTGTTCTGGCGCTGGTTCACCCCGGACACCGGCACGGTCGGGGCGGAGCGGTTCAGCGTCGCCGGCACCACCGGCTACGGCGGCGTCGGTGGCATGTTCGTCAGCGACGGCAAGCTCTACACGGTGAGCCGGAACCACGGCCACCTCTACTCCCGGGACTGGGCCGCAGGCTCCCCGGGCGACAGTGCCACCCTGGTCAGCGGGCCGACCGTGGACGGCGTGGACTGGCGGGCCACCGCCGTCTTCGTCGGGCCCTGA
- a CDS encoding CBS domain-containing protein: MQVREAMSSEVLVVGPEHTLRQAARMMSARGVGSAVVIDPDSEGIGIMTERDVLNAIGAGLDCDVERTAAHLTWDVVYAGPDWTVEEAAAAMARGGFRHLVVLDGREVAGVISVRDLMRVWAREHAPARV, encoded by the coding sequence ATGCAGGTTCGGGAAGCGATGTCCAGTGAGGTTCTCGTGGTCGGCCCGGAGCACACGCTCCGCCAGGCGGCCCGGATGATGTCGGCCCGCGGCGTCGGGTCGGCGGTCGTGATCGACCCGGACTCCGAGGGGATCGGGATCATGACCGAACGCGACGTGCTCAACGCGATCGGCGCAGGATTGGACTGCGACGTCGAGCGCACCGCGGCCCACCTGACCTGGGACGTGGTCTACGCCGGCCCGGACTGGACGGTGGAGGAGGCGGCCGCTGCGATGGCCCGCGGCGGTTTCCGGCACCTGGTGGTCCTCGACGGTCGCGAGGTGGCGGGCGTCATCTCGGTCCGGGACCTGATGCGGGTCTGGGCCCGCGAACACGCCCCGGCCCGGGTCTGA
- a CDS encoding sulfotransferase family protein, with amino-acid sequence MTVVKAQARRAVRSVTRTVGRWTAGSRLAPDFLIVGAQRCGTTSLFKTLSQHPAVLPAVHHKGVHYFDTGYDKGMDWYLGHFPTVRRAEAVREQLGVRGVTGESSPYYMFHPLAAQRIAEDLPEVRLLVLLRDPVERAYSAHAHELARGFETEPFERALELEQSRIAGERERLLADPTAHSHHYQHNAYLTRGQYVEQLERLESIFGRDRLHVIDADDFFAEPRPAFDAVCDFLGLPHWADISFGKHNSRSRSPMDPALRERLEAHFAPYDERLAAWWERVPSWRR; translated from the coding sequence GTGACGGTGGTCAAGGCACAGGCGCGACGGGCGGTGCGCTCGGTGACGCGGACGGTCGGTCGGTGGACCGCCGGCTCGCGGCTGGCCCCGGACTTCCTCATCGTGGGCGCCCAGCGATGCGGCACGACGTCGCTGTTCAAGACGCTCTCCCAGCACCCCGCCGTACTGCCGGCGGTTCACCACAAGGGCGTGCACTACTTCGACACCGGCTACGACAAGGGCATGGACTGGTACCTCGGGCACTTCCCGACGGTCCGCCGGGCCGAGGCGGTGCGGGAACAGCTCGGGGTACGCGGGGTGACCGGCGAGTCGAGCCCGTACTACATGTTCCACCCGCTGGCCGCGCAACGGATCGCCGAGGACCTGCCCGAGGTGCGGCTGCTGGTGCTGCTGCGCGACCCGGTGGAGCGGGCGTACTCGGCGCACGCGCACGAGCTGGCCCGCGGTTTCGAGACCGAGCCGTTCGAGCGGGCGCTGGAGCTGGAGCAGAGCCGGATCGCCGGCGAGCGGGAGCGGCTGCTCGCCGACCCGACCGCGCACAGCCACCACTACCAGCACAACGCGTACCTCACCCGTGGGCAGTACGTCGAGCAGCTGGAGCGGCTGGAGTCGATCTTCGGCCGGGACCGGCTGCACGTGATCGACGCCGACGACTTCTTCGCCGAACCGCGGCCGGCCTTCGACGCGGTCTGCGACTTCCTCGGCCTGCCGCACTGGGCGGACATCTCTTTCGGCAAGCACAACTCGCGGTCCCGCTCGCCCATGGACCCGGCGTTGCGCGAGCGGCTGGAGGCGCACTTCGCCCCGTACGACGAGCGGCTGGCCGCCTGGTGGGAACGCGTACCGTCGTGGCGACGGTAA
- a CDS encoding NUDIX hydrolase, which produces MPTEPLRCAGALIVDDDGRIFVQRRSPERRIFPDCWDIVGGHLEPGEEVADALRREVTEETGWAVSHVLGLVGEYRWTGDDGLERVESDFLVRVDGDLARPRLEEGKHTEFRWLAEGDVALLDEHRDVIDGLIRRIAEDAFAALRSIGL; this is translated from the coding sequence GTGCCCACCGAGCCTCTCCGCTGCGCCGGCGCGCTGATCGTCGACGACGACGGCCGCATCTTCGTCCAGCGCCGCTCCCCGGAGCGGCGCATCTTTCCCGACTGCTGGGACATCGTCGGCGGCCACCTCGAACCGGGCGAGGAGGTCGCGGACGCGCTGCGCCGCGAGGTCACCGAGGAGACCGGCTGGGCCGTGTCGCACGTGCTCGGGCTGGTCGGGGAGTACCGCTGGACCGGCGACGACGGCCTGGAGCGGGTGGAGTCGGACTTCCTGGTCCGGGTCGACGGCGACCTGGCCCGGCCCCGGCTGGAGGAGGGGAAGCACACCGAGTTCCGCTGGCTCGCGGAGGGCGACGTCGCGCTGCTGGACGAGCACCGGGACGTCATCGACGGGCTGATCCGGCGGATCGCCGAGGACGCCTTCGCCGCGCTGCGGTCGATCGGTCTGTGA
- a CDS encoding sugar phosphate nucleotidyltransferase — protein MIGMVLAAGAGRRLRPYTDTLPKALVPVDGETTILDIALRNLAEVGLTEIVIVVGYAAEAVRERQAALEEKYGVTITLVHNDKAEEWNNAYSLWLAREHFARGVLLVNGDTVHPVSVEKTLLAERGPGILLAIDTLKVLAEEEMKTIFDAAGQLTRITKVMDPGEAYGEYIGATLIEPHVADALADALEATWRRDPNLYYEDGYQEFADRGGEVRAAPIGDVSWVEVDNHADLARAWEIACRY, from the coding sequence ATGATCGGGATGGTGCTCGCAGCCGGTGCCGGGCGCCGACTGCGCCCGTACACCGACACCCTGCCCAAGGCGCTGGTGCCCGTGGACGGTGAGACCACGATCCTGGACATCGCGCTGCGCAACCTCGCCGAGGTCGGGCTGACCGAGATCGTGATCGTGGTCGGCTACGCCGCCGAGGCGGTCCGGGAACGCCAGGCGGCGCTGGAGGAAAAGTACGGCGTCACGATCACGCTGGTGCACAACGACAAGGCCGAGGAGTGGAACAACGCCTACTCGCTCTGGCTGGCCCGGGAGCACTTCGCCCGGGGCGTGCTGCTGGTCAACGGCGACACCGTGCACCCGGTCAGCGTGGAGAAGACCCTGCTCGCCGAGCGGGGGCCCGGCATCCTGCTCGCCATCGACACCCTCAAGGTGCTGGCCGAGGAGGAGATGAAGACGATCTTCGACGCCGCTGGCCAGCTCACCCGGATCACCAAGGTGATGGACCCGGGCGAGGCGTACGGGGAGTACATCGGCGCGACCCTGATCGAGCCGCACGTGGCCGACGCGCTCGCCGACGCGCTGGAGGCCACCTGGCGACGGGACCCGAACCTCTACTACGAGGACGGCTATCAGGAGTTCGCCGACCGGGGCGGCGAGGTGCGGGCGGCGCCGATCGGCGACGTCTCCTGGGTCGAGGTGGACAACCACGCCGACCTGGCCCGGGCGTGGGAGATCGCGTGCCGCTACTAG
- a CDS encoding glycoside hydrolase family 26 protein: MKRGHGTVAVLVGSVLALAACQGETPAPITPAPPASTAAPVTPRSMDGLATTGRGPQMPAQGAWLGAWVKPSWQTPSGRVDALATFGEQTGGRIALGHMFHEWEEDFPGPTEHAMQAAGMLQMISWSGTDTRSIADGVYDQLIRQRAQAIKDFGVPVLLRWRWEMDRPNLRQSVRSPEDYVAAWKHIRAIFTEVGATNAGWVWCPHVQGFVESDRNAAAYYPGDDQVDWLCTDVYPGKEYTGFGEQMDAFMAFARERPRPVLIGEFGVTHGGKPGQRAAWLREARAYVKRHPQIKAVVYFAAKQTKGPEYDSTFDNDPEGLAAYRELTADPYFAVPAPTATPGGPRSN; this comes from the coding sequence ATGAAACGCGGCCACGGCACGGTGGCGGTCCTGGTGGGATCGGTGCTGGCTCTTGCGGCCTGTCAGGGGGAGACACCGGCGCCGATCACGCCCGCCCCACCGGCCAGCACGGCCGCACCGGTCACGCCCCGCTCGATGGACGGCCTGGCGACCACCGGACGGGGCCCGCAGATGCCGGCACAGGGAGCCTGGCTGGGCGCCTGGGTGAAGCCCAGCTGGCAGACGCCCAGCGGGCGCGTCGACGCCCTGGCCACCTTCGGCGAGCAGACCGGTGGCCGGATCGCCCTGGGCCACATGTTCCACGAGTGGGAAGAGGATTTCCCCGGCCCCACGGAGCACGCCATGCAGGCAGCCGGGATGCTCCAGATGATCTCCTGGTCCGGTACCGACACCAGGTCCATCGCGGACGGCGTGTACGACCAGCTGATCCGGCAGCGGGCCCAGGCGATCAAGGACTTCGGAGTGCCGGTGCTGCTGCGCTGGCGATGGGAGATGGATCGGCCCAATCTGCGCCAGAGCGTCCGGTCGCCGGAGGACTACGTGGCCGCCTGGAAGCACATCCGGGCCATCTTCACCGAGGTGGGAGCGACCAACGCCGGTTGGGTCTGGTGCCCGCACGTCCAGGGCTTCGTCGAGTCCGACCGGAACGCGGCCGCGTACTACCCGGGCGACGACCAGGTCGACTGGCTCTGCACCGACGTCTACCCGGGCAAGGAGTACACCGGCTTCGGGGAGCAGATGGACGCCTTCATGGCCTTCGCCCGGGAACGGCCGCGGCCGGTACTGATCGGCGAGTTCGGGGTGACCCACGGGGGGAAGCCGGGACAACGCGCGGCCTGGCTGCGGGAGGCGCGCGCCTACGTGAAGCGGCACCCGCAGATCAAGGCGGTGGTGTACTTCGCGGCCAAGCAGACCAAGGGGCCGGAGTACGACAGCACCTTCGACAACGACCCGGAGGGTCTGGCCGCGTACCGCGAACTCACCGCCGACCCGTACTTCGCCGTGCCGGCGCCCACCGCCACTCCGGGGGGTCCGCGGAGCAACTGA
- a CDS encoding phosphotransferase — protein sequence MTASPRVADARAAYLPELAAVVWPDPADPTLRRGGAGYAVVPSAARPRLLVPAGSRRAAASAVRHSTEAVGTKARLRRSLLATAFRTGLGRLAFRDRLLVSATAGTLEEHLARVLGQRALLSIHIGPARANRKPVIQLLGEAGQPLGYAKLGVDPLTRGLVDAEAEVLRRLAGVELPGIVVAEVLHHGRWGGHALLVQSALPVELPRATPAVAAERERGAMVTVSRCLGVERRPYAGSGYAERVAAEVEALGDRPEAARLRAVLATVRALAPTLDFGAWHGDWNGGNSAVLTDGRVLIWDWERFAVGVPVGYDPLHRRLQTAITRAGVEPTTAARELLAEATETLAPFAPPSGVEDLVAVLYLVELAARYLRDRQAEAGARLGHVAAWLLPAVEDHLAVRSGVGGVAK from the coding sequence ATGACCGCATCCCCGCGGGTCGCCGACGCGCGCGCCGCGTACCTGCCCGAACTGGCCGCCGTGGTCTGGCCGGACCCGGCCGACCCGACCCTGCGCCGCGGCGGCGCCGGCTACGCCGTGGTGCCGTCCGCCGCCCGACCCCGGCTGCTCGTCCCGGCGGGCTCCCGCCGGGCCGCGGCCAGCGCCGTCCGGCACTCGACGGAGGCGGTGGGTACGAAGGCCCGCCTGCGCCGGTCGCTGCTGGCCACCGCGTTCCGCACCGGCCTCGGCCGACTCGCCTTCCGGGATCGTCTGCTGGTCTCGGCGACCGCGGGAACCCTGGAGGAGCACCTGGCCCGGGTGCTGGGCCAACGGGCGTTGCTGAGCATCCACATCGGTCCGGCCCGGGCCAACCGCAAGCCGGTGATCCAGCTGCTCGGGGAGGCGGGTCAGCCGTTGGGCTATGCCAAGCTGGGCGTGGACCCACTCACCCGCGGTCTCGTCGACGCGGAGGCCGAGGTGCTACGCCGGCTGGCCGGCGTCGAGCTGCCCGGGATCGTGGTGGCCGAGGTGCTCCACCACGGCCGGTGGGGCGGGCACGCCCTGCTCGTGCAGAGCGCGCTCCCGGTCGAACTGCCCCGCGCCACGCCGGCGGTGGCCGCCGAGCGGGAGCGGGGCGCGATGGTCACGGTCAGCCGCTGCCTGGGCGTCGAGCGCCGGCCGTACGCCGGCAGCGGTTACGCCGAGCGGGTCGCCGCCGAGGTCGAGGCGCTCGGTGACCGGCCGGAGGCCGCCCGGCTGCGGGCGGTGCTGGCAACTGTGCGGGCGCTCGCCCCGACCCTCGACTTCGGCGCCTGGCACGGCGACTGGAACGGTGGCAACAGTGCGGTCCTGACCGACGGCCGGGTGCTTATCTGGGACTGGGAGCGGTTCGCGGTCGGCGTGCCCGTCGGCTACGACCCGCTGCACCGCCGGCTCCAGACCGCGATCACCAGGGCCGGGGTGGAGCCGACGACGGCGGCCCGCGAGCTGCTGGCCGAGGCAACGGAGACGCTGGCGCCGTTCGCGCCGCCGTCCGGCGTCGAGGACCTGGTGGCGGTGCTCTACCTGGTCGAGCTGGCCGCGCGCTACCTGCGCGACCGGCAGGCCGAGGCGGGTGCCCGGCTCGGACACGTGGCCGCCTGGCTGTTGCCGGCGGTGGAGGATCATCTGGCCGTCCGGTCGGGTGTGGGAGGAGTGGCGAAGTGA